One segment of Fibrobacter sp. UWB10 DNA contains the following:
- the sstT gene encoding serine/threonine transporter SstT: MKLSALINKYNNANLVLRIAIAIVVGALLGMFLPSQKWITEFGVLFVGALKAVAPVLVFVLIICSLATGKSRLDRRFGRVVALYLVGTLLASFAAVGSSIMFPQNLELNVSADVSTVPSDIYEILHNLLVNAVSNPFASISDANYIGILVWAAFLGFAIKKIASPVTFTVLQDVSNAVSMVVRWIINLAPFGIMGIMYTSVSTNGIGIFKTYGSLILVLVGTMLFVMLVVVPALVGLVLRHDPYPLVLKCLKSSAVTAFFTRSSAANIPVNMALCKRLGLDREFYSVSIPLGATVNMSGAAITITIMSLATVHTLGIPVSFSSTIIVCLLATIGACGTSGVAGGSLLLIPLACAPFGVSTDIAMQVVAVGFIIGVIQDSMETALNSTTDAIFTATAEYAAWRKQGKPLPKDLFREQKVEEHEIEEHEA; this comes from the coding sequence ATGAAATTAAGCGCTTTAATCAATAAGTATAACAATGCAAACCTGGTGCTCCGTATCGCCATCGCGATTGTCGTGGGTGCACTTTTGGGAATGTTCCTGCCTTCGCAGAAATGGATTACCGAGTTCGGCGTGCTGTTCGTGGGTGCGCTCAAGGCCGTAGCGCCTGTGCTTGTGTTTGTTTTGATTATCTGTTCGCTGGCTACCGGCAAGTCTCGCTTGGATCGTCGCTTTGGCCGCGTGGTTGCCCTATACCTGGTGGGTACGCTGCTAGCGTCCTTTGCCGCCGTGGGGTCGAGCATCATGTTCCCGCAGAATCTAGAGTTGAATGTGTCGGCAGACGTTTCGACCGTGCCGTCCGATATTTACGAAATCCTGCATAATTTGTTGGTGAATGCGGTGTCGAATCCGTTTGCGTCTATTTCCGATGCGAACTATATCGGTATTCTGGTTTGGGCTGCCTTTCTGGGCTTTGCTATCAAGAAGATTGCAAGTCCGGTGACGTTTACCGTGCTGCAGGATGTGTCGAATGCGGTTTCGATGGTGGTTCGCTGGATTATCAATTTGGCCCCGTTCGGTATCATGGGTATTATGTATACCTCGGTTTCTACGAACGGAATCGGAATTTTCAAGACTTACGGTTCGCTCATTCTGGTTCTTGTGGGAACCATGCTTTTCGTGATGCTTGTGGTGGTGCCGGCTCTTGTAGGACTTGTGTTGCGCCATGACCCGTATCCGCTGGTGCTCAAGTGCCTCAAGAGTAGTGCCGTTACGGCCTTCTTTACCCGCAGTTCCGCCGCGAACATTCCCGTGAACATGGCGCTTTGTAAAAGGCTCGGGCTCGACCGCGAATTTTATTCTGTGTCTATTCCGCTGGGCGCAACTGTCAACATGAGCGGTGCAGCAATCACCATTACCATCATGTCGCTTGCCACGGTGCATACGCTCGGGATTCCGGTGTCGTTTTCGTCGACCATAATCGTGTGCCTGCTTGCCACTATCGGTGCTTGCGGTACGAGCGGTGTCGCGGGTGGTTCGCTCCTATTGATTCCCTTGGCATGTGCCCCCTTTGGCGTTTCGACAGACATTGCCATGCAGGTGGTGGCTGTGGGCTTTATTATCGGCGTGATTCAAGACAGTATGGAAACGGCGCTGAACTCTACGACCGATGCCATATTCACGGCGACGGCGGAATATGCTGCTTGGCGCAAGCAAGGCAAGCCCTTGCCTAAAGATTTGTTCCGCGAGCAGAAAGTCGAAGAACACGAAATCGAAGAACATGAAGCATAA
- a CDS encoding glycosyltransferase, whose amino-acid sequence MFFTVLTYLVIGLLAVFGLFYIVLEARFFRALGKVRVGNSDVEPAPKVSILISARNEEAGIRETLDSVLAQDYRGEWDVWVADDRSEDGTPAILAEYAAKNPRLHVLSIKEIPEGASPKKHALSLLIEACEGEILCLTDADCLVKPTWVTGIVAEFEPGIELVAGHSYIPTLPGKSSVLICMQAVETLIYRVAGTAGLAMRLPLTSTGNNLAYRKSFFKSVNGFDNVIKIQSGDDDLLMQKLAADRPWAMRYCIAESTFVTTSGKETLKELWEQRKRWASKTIYYTPKIVFVLSMVFLFLVMQCIAAALSPFSFGILMATIVAFIAKCIGDLVLILRGLRIFKQEHLLKWCIPVEIIHAPFTVLAVLFGLFGRFKWK is encoded by the coding sequence ATGTTTTTTACGGTGCTCACATACCTGGTCATCGGCCTCTTAGCCGTATTCGGACTATTCTATATAGTCTTGGAGGCGCGGTTCTTCCGTGCGCTCGGTAAAGTGCGCGTGGGAAACTCCGATGTGGAGCCCGCACCCAAGGTGAGCATTCTGATTTCGGCCCGCAATGAAGAGGCCGGCATACGCGAGACTCTGGATTCGGTCCTTGCCCAAGACTACCGAGGTGAATGGGATGTGTGGGTGGCCGATGACCGAAGTGAAGACGGAACTCCGGCAATTCTCGCCGAGTACGCCGCCAAGAACCCCAGACTGCATGTTCTTTCCATCAAGGAAATCCCCGAAGGTGCAAGCCCGAAAAAGCATGCTCTTTCGCTGTTGATTGAAGCCTGCGAGGGCGAAATCTTGTGCCTGACCGACGCCGACTGTCTGGTAAAGCCCACCTGGGTCACGGGAATTGTCGCCGAATTCGAACCGGGAATCGAACTGGTAGCCGGACATTCATACATTCCGACCCTCCCTGGTAAGTCCAGCGTGCTCATTTGCATGCAAGCCGTCGAAACGCTCATTTACCGCGTCGCCGGCACCGCGGGCCTCGCCATGCGCCTGCCGCTTACCAGCACCGGCAACAACCTCGCCTACCGCAAGAGCTTTTTCAAGAGCGTAAACGGCTTTGACAACGTGATCAAGATACAAAGCGGCGACGACGACCTACTGATGCAGAAACTGGCCGCGGACCGCCCTTGGGCCATGCGCTACTGCATAGCCGAGTCGACCTTTGTGACCACAAGTGGCAAAGAAACCTTGAAGGAACTCTGGGAACAGCGCAAGCGCTGGGCATCGAAGACTATATATTATACACCGAAAATCGTATTTGTACTCAGCATGGTGTTCCTGTTCCTCGTCATGCAATGTATCGCTGCGGCTCTATCGCCGTTCAGTTTCGGAATTTTGATGGCGACCATCGTCGCCTTTATCGCCAAATGCATTGGCGACCTGGTTTTAATACTTCGCGGGCTTAGGATCTTTAAGCAGGAGCACCTTTTAAAGTGGTGCATTCCGGTTGAAATTATCCACGCCCCCTTTACCGTGCTGGCCGTGCTTTTTGGCCTGTTCGGACGATTTAAATGGAAATAA
- a CDS encoding DNA topoisomerase III: protein MMATTTKKATTTKTTATKTAAKKTTKAVKAPVDGKTLIIAEKPSVALDLVRVLGQKNFKNEKTHYESDTTIVSHAIGHLVEIADPKEIDEKYKKWEMSTLPMLPKEFPLVATPATKGQLSALSKLIKRKDVTTIVNACDAGREGELIFFYILQYVLKGKFTGKTIKRLWMQSMTPAAIKEAFENMRDGAEMENLKAAALCRSEADWLIGMNGSRGLTAYNSSMGGFQVTPCGRVQTPTLAIIVNREEERLQFVPQKFWTVEAEFDNDGSHYPGKWFTTSKEDGKDKVKQIFDEKKVKEILKKCKGKAGTVEETSAPSLQKCGPLYDLTTLQREANNRFGFSAKTTLSIAQALYERHKATTYPRTDSRCLPEDYVAPVKATLGKIEGPLAKFAETALKNNWVVKTPKVFDNSKISDHFAIIPTGVMPTGLTEAEQKIFTMICQRFIAVFFPPAKYENTTRVTTVEGETFLTEGKVLVDPGFKAVYGKDSDDESSIPALKGKSAKTVALEEKEDFTKPPAHYTESTLLSMMESAGKLVEDEELRDAMKERGLGTPATRAAIIEKLVSDKYVVRDGKDMIPTAKAFDLIKVLKAMDIEALTSPELTGNWEYKMEQIEKGKETREKFMEGIVDMTRTMVKNIKGFKEESTTGEAPFSPVNGKKVFETVSRYTTEDGIVIRKMIGGKRLTPEEITELLTNRKIGPLTGFRSKRGAEFSAVVIINDENKIEFVFEEKPEEVEVGAEVGKSPVDGAAVYETMTGYVSDSYLKKEPSGITLPKILLGKEIPLEEIKKMLAGEKTTLLKGFRSNKTHRTFDAYLYLDKGGKLKFDFPPREFKPRRFGKKKAE, encoded by the coding sequence ATGATGGCAACAACAACTAAAAAAGCAACCACGACTAAAACAACAGCAACCAAGACCGCCGCAAAGAAAACGACGAAGGCGGTTAAAGCTCCGGTCGACGGCAAGACCCTGATTATCGCCGAAAAACCGAGCGTAGCCCTGGACCTGGTCCGCGTGCTCGGACAAAAGAACTTCAAGAACGAAAAGACCCACTACGAAAGCGACACCACCATCGTGAGCCATGCCATCGGCCACCTGGTCGAAATCGCCGACCCCAAGGAAATTGACGAGAAGTATAAGAAGTGGGAAATGAGCACGCTCCCCATGCTCCCCAAAGAATTCCCGCTCGTCGCCACACCGGCTACCAAGGGTCAGCTTTCCGCCCTTAGCAAACTCATCAAGCGCAAAGACGTGACGACCATCGTGAACGCATGCGATGCGGGCCGCGAAGGTGAACTGATTTTCTTCTATATATTACAGTATGTGCTCAAGGGCAAGTTCACAGGTAAGACCATCAAGCGCCTGTGGATGCAGAGTATGACCCCGGCCGCCATCAAGGAAGCGTTCGAAAATATGCGCGACGGCGCCGAAATGGAAAACCTGAAGGCCGCCGCCCTTTGCCGTAGCGAAGCCGACTGGCTGATTGGCATGAACGGAAGCCGCGGCCTTACCGCCTACAACAGTTCCATGGGCGGATTCCAGGTGACCCCGTGCGGCCGCGTGCAGACGCCGACGCTTGCCATTATCGTGAACCGCGAAGAAGAACGCCTGCAGTTTGTGCCTCAAAAGTTCTGGACCGTGGAAGCCGAATTCGACAACGACGGCAGCCACTACCCCGGCAAGTGGTTCACTACCAGTAAGGAAGACGGCAAGGACAAGGTCAAGCAGATTTTCGACGAAAAGAAAGTCAAGGAAATCTTGAAGAAGTGCAAGGGCAAGGCCGGCACGGTTGAAGAAACGTCAGCCCCCTCGCTCCAGAAGTGCGGCCCGCTGTACGATTTGACGACTTTGCAACGCGAAGCGAACAACCGCTTCGGCTTTAGCGCCAAGACTACCCTTTCGATTGCGCAGGCTTTGTACGAACGCCACAAGGCGACCACCTACCCGCGTACCGACAGCCGTTGCTTGCCCGAAGACTACGTGGCACCAGTAAAGGCGACCCTCGGAAAGATTGAAGGTCCACTCGCCAAGTTCGCCGAGACCGCCCTCAAGAACAACTGGGTTGTGAAGACTCCCAAGGTGTTCGACAACTCCAAGATTTCGGACCACTTTGCAATCATCCCCACCGGCGTGATGCCTACGGGCCTGACCGAAGCCGAACAAAAGATTTTCACGATGATTTGCCAGCGATTCATCGCTGTGTTCTTCCCGCCTGCCAAGTACGAAAACACCACCCGCGTAACGACCGTGGAAGGTGAAACCTTCCTCACCGAAGGCAAGGTGCTGGTGGACCCGGGCTTCAAGGCTGTGTACGGTAAAGACAGCGACGACGAATCCAGCATTCCGGCCCTGAAGGGCAAGTCCGCAAAGACGGTCGCCCTCGAAGAAAAGGAAGACTTTACCAAACCGCCTGCACACTACACCGAAAGCACGCTCCTTTCGATGATGGAAAGCGCCGGTAAGCTAGTGGAAGACGAAGAACTCCGCGACGCCATGAAGGAACGCGGACTTGGAACGCCGGCAACTCGCGCCGCTATTATTGAAAAGCTCGTCAGCGACAAGTACGTGGTTCGCGACGGCAAAGACATGATTCCGACCGCCAAGGCATTCGACCTGATCAAGGTGCTGAAGGCCATGGACATCGAAGCGCTCACCAGCCCGGAACTCACCGGCAACTGGGAATATAAAATGGAGCAAATCGAGAAGGGCAAGGAAACCCGCGAAAAGTTCATGGAAGGCATCGTCGACATGACGCGCACCATGGTCAAGAACATCAAGGGATTCAAGGAAGAAAGCACCACCGGCGAAGCCCCGTTTAGCCCCGTGAACGGCAAGAAGGTTTTCGAGACCGTGAGCCGCTACACCACCGAAGACGGCATCGTGATTCGCAAGATGATTGGCGGCAAGAGACTGACTCCGGAAGAAATCACCGAGCTCTTGACCAACCGCAAAATTGGTCCGCTCACCGGATTCCGCAGCAAGCGCGGTGCCGAATTTTCGGCCGTCGTCATCATCAACGACGAAAACAAGATTGAATTTGTATTCGAAGAAAAACCCGAAGAAGTAGAAGTCGGAGCCGAAGTCGGCAAGTCGCCTGTAGACGGCGCCGCTGTGTACGAGACCATGACCGGCTACGTGAGCGATTCTTACTTGAAGAAGGAACCCAGCGGCATTACGCTCCCGAAGATTCTCTTGGGCAAGGAAATCCCGCTCGAAGAAATCAAGAAGATGCTCGCCGGCGAAAAGACGACGCTCCTGAAGGGCTTCCGCAGCAACAAGACCCACCGCACCTTTGACGCATACCTTTATTTGGATAAAGGCGGCAAGCTCAAGTTCGACTTCCCGCCCCGTGAATTCAAACCGAGACGCTTTGGCAAGAAAAAAGCCGAGTAG
- a CDS encoding glycoside hydrolase family 3 N-terminal domain-containing protein, which translates to MHLKRAVTFLLAAFAFVQAEDSLSDVQFVPLNSLTESIASEQADSSNASAEPASSSATSAPYTAEALPQTDSVQTPYGLPRELMPLWDSLTIKQKAAQMVMVYLTSSQFIIENEIGGVLITGQHLRSAKRYLNTMAEIDSGLRIPLVVATDQEGGIVNRLASYSDTWRGIPSALEMRRMDSTDIHSLANKIGSALKELKINMNLAPVLDPSKDSRGKNSFMEESRRSWGNDTTNAFKVRAFVKGMSENGVICVSKHFPGYDSWTNSDHQIAVSATPRAKIAKNVSFFKTLANDIPVTMMSSVSFVRISSRPAVFEPKIVKMARDMSPETVILTDDLWGVSLRAWISGNERVRSKNYPAKDFRKLVRTALMAGNDMFMITYSSKAVEMINYLAALSKQSKYYRQRIEESAARILKMKYKAGIIK; encoded by the coding sequence ATGCACCTAAAAAGAGCAGTCACATTTTTACTTGCGGCATTTGCCTTTGTGCAGGCAGAGGATTCTCTGTCTGACGTGCAGTTTGTTCCGCTGAATTCTCTCACGGAATCTATCGCAAGCGAACAGGCAGATTCGTCTAACGCAAGCGCGGAACCCGCAAGCAGTTCAGCGACAAGCGCACCATACACAGCAGAAGCCTTACCGCAAACCGATTCAGTGCAGACGCCCTACGGACTCCCCCGCGAACTCATGCCACTGTGGGATTCGCTGACCATTAAGCAGAAAGCAGCGCAAATGGTAATGGTGTACCTCACCTCGTCGCAATTCATTATCGAAAACGAAATCGGCGGAGTGCTTATCACAGGCCAGCACCTTCGCTCAGCAAAACGCTACCTGAACACGATGGCCGAAATCGACTCCGGCCTAAGAATCCCGCTCGTCGTCGCCACGGACCAAGAAGGCGGAATCGTCAACCGACTGGCCTCTTACTCCGATACATGGCGAGGCATTCCCAGCGCACTGGAAATGCGACGCATGGATTCGACAGACATCCACTCGCTCGCCAACAAAATCGGAAGCGCACTGAAAGAACTCAAAATAAACATGAACCTGGCTCCCGTTCTTGACCCTTCTAAAGACAGCCGCGGCAAGAATTCGTTCATGGAAGAAAGCCGCCGCTCCTGGGGCAACGACACCACAAACGCATTCAAAGTAAGAGCATTCGTCAAGGGCATGAGCGAAAACGGAGTCATTTGCGTTTCCAAGCATTTCCCGGGTTACGACAGTTGGACCAATAGCGATCACCAAATTGCCGTGAGCGCAACCCCCAGGGCGAAGATTGCAAAGAACGTGAGCTTCTTCAAGACACTCGCAAACGACATTCCCGTGACCATGATGAGCAGCGTAAGCTTTGTACGCATATCAAGCCGCCCCGCTGTATTCGAGCCAAAGATTGTCAAAATGGCCCGCGATATGTCGCCCGAGACCGTCATATTGACCGATGACCTGTGGGGCGTCAGCCTACGCGCCTGGATTAGCGGCAACGAACGTGTCCGAAGCAAGAACTACCCCGCCAAGGATTTTAGAAAACTCGTACGCACCGCCTTGATGGCCGGCAACGACATGTTCATGATTACCTACTCGTCAAAAGCGGTAGAAATGATCAACTATCTGGCAGCACTTTCTAAACAAAGTAAATATTACAGGCAGCGCATCGAAGAATCTGCAGCAAGAATTCTGAAGATGAAATATAAGGCGGGAATTATCAAATAA
- a CDS encoding 3'-5' exonuclease, whose product MKFAVVDLETTGGTAEVGRITEIGIVLLDDCEVVKTYSALVDPGMPIQPFVQHLTGITDEMVQGKPQFASIAEEVAELLKDRIFVAHNVLYDIKFMRTELKRCCIKIDPPRLCTVKISRRFFPGLPSYSLHKLTQALELPEFNHHRALDDALAAAEILKLAFNKVGPEKILKEVKNLSTPKKAKVEAI is encoded by the coding sequence ATGAAGTTTGCTGTAGTAGATTTAGAAACGACGGGTGGTACGGCCGAAGTGGGCCGCATTACCGAAATAGGCATTGTTCTTTTAGATGATTGTGAAGTAGTCAAGACTTATTCGGCACTAGTTGACCCGGGTATGCCGATTCAGCCTTTTGTGCAGCATTTGACGGGTATTACCGACGAAATGGTGCAGGGCAAGCCTCAGTTTGCATCGATTGCCGAAGAGGTGGCTGAACTCTTGAAAGACCGCATTTTTGTGGCACACAACGTGCTGTACGATATCAAGTTTATGCGTACGGAACTCAAGCGCTGTTGCATCAAGATCGACCCGCCGAGGCTTTGCACGGTCAAGATTTCTCGTCGCTTTTTCCCGGGGCTTCCGAGTTACAGCCTGCATAAGTTGACGCAGGCGCTAGAACTGCCGGAGTTCAATCATCACCGCGCTTTAGACGATGCGCTGGCGGCGGCTGAGATTTTGAAGCTTGCCTTCAATAAAGTCGGGCCCGAAAAGATTCTGAAAGAAGTCAAGAATCTTTCGACTCCCAAGAAAGCGAAAGTCGAGGCAATTTAG
- a CDS encoding CotH kinase family protein, with protein MNFPIYALAIAALFFCACSNSEGEISAVSAQPSTKKYLPLNDTEYPYAGIPRIVIETENRSPVKDRKNEIPAKLQIWGEHAPESEVLDMTIRGRGNSTWDMPKKGYKIEFIDKQPMLGMPAERDWALIANHSDKTLMKNYLAYQLSAGLGAYYSPRCEFVELYLNREYLGVYQLTETIKIGKNRIKVPSPSTTFLVEIDAKYRKDEHVYFTNLGKALNIHYPKELNTLSQDTLISFVNNFESYVQFMQQYKTLSLDRWIDVHEYILHYWVQEFAKNLDANFYTSVYFTWSIDGRIFMGPVWDFDLAFGGHNETKDRKPSGYGIRDRYWNKYLFEDADFLQKAQEFWKEHRPVFLSVLDTIEHYRAVLEKPAKNNFKRWNMPYSDYDEAVKELKIWTTKRFLWIDRTID; from the coding sequence ATGAATTTCCCGATTTACGCTCTTGCTATTGCCGCATTATTTTTTTGCGCATGCAGCAACAGCGAAGGGGAAATTTCCGCGGTTTCGGCACAACCTTCAACAAAAAAATATCTCCCCCTAAACGATACGGAATACCCCTACGCAGGCATCCCGAGAATCGTAATTGAAACCGAAAACAGAAGCCCCGTCAAAGACCGCAAAAACGAAATTCCCGCCAAGCTGCAAATATGGGGCGAACACGCCCCCGAAAGCGAAGTGCTGGACATGACAATCAGGGGAAGGGGAAATTCCACCTGGGACATGCCCAAGAAAGGCTACAAAATCGAATTCATCGACAAGCAACCCATGTTAGGAATGCCTGCCGAGCGGGATTGGGCGCTGATTGCCAACCATTCCGACAAGACCTTGATGAAAAACTACCTGGCCTACCAACTTTCTGCAGGGCTAGGCGCCTACTACTCGCCACGCTGTGAATTTGTCGAACTGTACCTGAACAGAGAATACCTGGGTGTATACCAACTCACCGAAACTATCAAAATCGGAAAGAACAGAATCAAGGTTCCTTCACCAAGCACAACCTTTCTTGTCGAAATCGATGCGAAATACCGAAAAGACGAACACGTATATTTCACCAACCTGGGAAAAGCGCTCAACATTCATTACCCCAAAGAGCTGAACACGCTGTCTCAAGACACACTGATTTCGTTTGTCAATAACTTTGAATCCTACGTCCAGTTCATGCAACAATACAAGACGCTGTCTTTAGACCGATGGATCGATGTCCACGAATACATTTTGCACTACTGGGTTCAGGAATTTGCCAAGAACCTAGACGCCAACTTTTACACAAGCGTCTATTTTACATGGTCCATTGACGGACGCATTTTCATGGGCCCCGTATGGGACTTTGACCTGGCATTCGGAGGCCACAACGAAACTAAAGACCGCAAACCATCGGGGTACGGAATTCGGGATCGCTATTGGAACAAATACCTGTTTGAAGACGCTGACTTTTTGCAAAAAGCCCAAGAATTTTGGAAAGAACACAGGCCAGTCTTTCTGTCTGTCCTAGACACAATCGAACACTACCGCGCCGTATTAGAAAAGCCCGCCAAAAACAACTTTAAACGCTGGAACATGCCCTACTCTGATTACGACGAAGCCGTGAAAGAACTAAAAATCTGGACAACAAAACGCTTTCTTTGGATTGACCGGACCATTGACTAA
- a CDS encoding CotH kinase family protein, giving the protein MRYHFAKQLPLFLSLVIGSLFLGCSNSEGVDQEIIANWNIAEDDATPLSAKLDYLPLDDSEYPYAGIPRIVIETENHREIKDRETEIPARLQIWGEHAPESEVMELTIRGRGNTSWGYPKKPYAIKFEKKQAFLGMPKSKKWVMLANYRDRTLIRNAVAFEIARQTSQEWVPQGRFAEIFLNKKFIGNYYICEKIEIKKEKLDLDSNSFLLEFDTYFDETNKFRSAYRNFPINIKQPKDLSDEKFNHIRNYIDSIECSLYGECSNNDYKFLLDLKSLASFWIVQEVTQNPEVKMPKSVYAYKDTILKFGPVWDFDWQTFTTRPKGLIAKNALWLQKIREKREFQEIIQSEWAQSEKKLQSLTTFIDSLANYTQLSNERNFNLWGLKLTNGLAGDEEEDFSSAIQMMKQSLLNRLEELHMFWASDPNF; this is encoded by the coding sequence GTGCGTTATCATTTTGCAAAACAACTCCCCCTGTTCCTGAGCCTCGTTATTGGAAGCCTGTTTTTGGGATGCAGCAATAGCGAAGGGGTGGATCAAGAAATCATTGCTAATTGGAACATTGCAGAAGACGACGCCACCCCACTCTCCGCAAAATTAGACTATCTGCCTTTAGACGATTCAGAATACCCTTACGCAGGAATCCCTCGTATTGTGATTGAAACGGAGAACCATCGCGAAATCAAGGACCGCGAAACAGAGATTCCCGCAAGATTGCAGATATGGGGAGAACATGCACCTGAAAGCGAAGTGATGGAACTGACAATTAGAGGGAGAGGAAATACATCATGGGGATATCCCAAAAAGCCCTATGCAATAAAATTCGAAAAAAAACAGGCTTTCCTTGGCATGCCTAAATCAAAAAAATGGGTAATGTTAGCAAATTATAGGGATCGTACTTTAATCCGGAACGCAGTTGCTTTTGAAATAGCTCGTCAAACGAGCCAAGAATGGGTACCCCAAGGGAGATTTGCAGAAATATTCTTGAACAAGAAATTTATAGGAAACTATTATATATGCGAAAAAATTGAAATAAAAAAAGAAAAACTTGATTTGGACTCAAATAGCTTTTTGCTGGAATTCGACACATATTTTGATGAAACAAACAAATTCCGATCAGCATATAGAAATTTTCCAATAAATATCAAACAACCTAAGGATTTGTCTGACGAAAAATTTAACCACATACGTAATTATATTGACTCTATAGAATGTTCACTATACGGAGAATGTTCAAACAATGATTATAAGTTTCTTTTAGATTTGAAAAGTTTAGCTTCATTTTGGATTGTTCAAGAAGTTACACAAAATCCAGAAGTTAAAATGCCCAAGAGTGTTTACGCCTACAAAGATACTATCTTAAAATTTGGTCCTGTCTGGGATTTTGACTGGCAAACCTTCACCACTCGCCCCAAAGGCCTTATCGCAAAAAATGCACTTTGGCTCCAAAAAATTCGTGAAAAAAGAGAATTCCAAGAAATTATTCAAAGTGAATGGGCTCAATCAGAAAAAAAGCTCCAATCATTAACCACATTCATTGATTCTCTCGCAAATTATACACAATTATCCAACGAGCGGAATTTCAATCTCTGGGGATTAAAGCTTACAAATGGCCTCGCCGGTGACGAAGAAGAAGACTTTTCCTCCGCCATACAAATGATGAAACAGTCTCTCTTAAACAGACTAGAAGAACTACATATGTTTTGGGCCAGCGACCCTAATTTCTAG